The following proteins are encoded in a genomic region of Zea mays cultivar B73 chromosome 9, Zm-B73-REFERENCE-NAM-5.0, whole genome shotgun sequence:
- the LOC100193888 gene encoding Protein TPR3: MSSLSRELVFLILQFLDEEKFKETVHKLEQESGFYFNMKYFEDEVVNGNWDEVERYLGGFTKVDDNRYSMKIFFEIRKQKYLEALDKHDRSKAVEILVKDLKVFASFNEELFKEITQLLTLENFRENEQLSKYGDTKSARAIMFVELKKLIEANPLFRDKLQFPSLKNSRLRTLINQSLNWQHQLCKNPRPNPDIKTLFVDHSCGQPNGARAPSPANNPLLGSMPKPGGFPPLGAHGPFQPSPTPVPPLAGWMSNPPAVTHPAVSGGAIGFGTPTNPAALLKHPRTPTTANPGMDYPSGDSDHISKRTRPVGMSEEVNLPVNMLPVTYPQSHNYQQDDFHKTVARTLSQGSTPMSMDFHPLQQTLLLVGTNVGDIGLWDVGTKDRLVVRNFKVWDLSKCTMILQASLVKDPAVSVNRIIWSPDGTLFGVAYSRHIVQIYSYNGGDDIRQHLEIDAHIGGVNDIAFAHPNKQLCIITCGDDKTIKVWEATSGAKQFTFEGHEAPVYSVCPHYKENIQFIFSTALDGKIKAWLYDNMGSRVDYDAPGHWCTTMAYSADGSRLFSCGTSKDGESHLVEWNESEGAVKRTYQGFRKRSMGVVQFDTTRNRFLAAGDEFMIKIWDMDSTGLLTTIDADGGLIASPRIRFNKEGTLLAVSTVDNGIKILANADGLRLLRTLENRSFDASRNASEAVTKPLINPLTAAANAAAASSSGAGAPSAVTAMNGDTRSLVDVKPRIADESLDKSKAWKLMEITESTQCRSIKLADNMRTSKISRLIYTNSGLAILALTSSAVHLLWKWPRSDRNSGKASASVSPTLWQPPSGILMTNDTTDNNPEEAVHCFALSKNDSYVMSASGGKISLFNMMTFKTMTTFMPAPPAATFLAFHPQDNNIIAIGMDDSTIQIYNVRIDEVKSKLRGHSKRITGLAFSNVLNVLVSSGADAQLCVWNTDGWEKQKNRFLQIPSGRQSNILDTRVQFHQDQMHFLVVHETQIAIYETTKLEPVKQWPVRENSPPITHAAFSCDSQLIYASFMDATVGIFNASSLRLQCRILPASYLPPNISPSVHPVVVAAHPSEASQFALGLTDGGVFVLEPLESDRKWGNPPPVENGSASNLSAPPPNGASSSDQPER, from the exons ATGTCGTCGCTCAGCCGGGAGCTGGTCTTCCTCATTCTGCAGTTCCTCGATGAGGAGAAATTCAAAGAGACCGTCCACAA GCTTGAGCAGGAGTCCGGATTCTATTTCAACATGAAGTACTTTGAGGACGAGGTCGTCAATGGGAATTGGGATGAGGTGGAGCGCTACCTTGGTGGATTCACAAAGGTCGACGATAACCGCTACTCCATGAAGATATTCTTTGAGATCCGCAAACAGAAGTATCTCGAGGCTCTTGATAA GCATGATCGGTCAAAGGCTGTTGAAATCTTGGTCAAGGACCTTAAGGTATTTGCATCCTTTAATGAGGAGTTGTTTAAGGAGATCACACAGCTTCTGACCTTGGAGAACTTTAG GGAAAATGAGCAGCTTTCTAAGTATGGCGATACAAAATCTGCAAGAGCAATAATGTTTGTTGAGCTGAAGAAGCTGATTGAAGCTAACCCCTTGTTCCGTGATAAGCTACAATTTCCTAGCCTGAAGAATTCTAGGCTGCGGACACTTATTAACCAGAG CTTAAACTGGCAGCACCAGCTTTGCAAAAATCCCAGGCCTAATCCTGACATCAAGACTCTATTTGTTGATCATTCATGTGGACAACCAAATGGTGCACGTGCTCCATCACCAGCAAACAATCCATTACTCGGATCTATGCCCAAACCTGGAGGTTTCCCTCCATTGGGTGCCCATGGa CCTTTTCAACCTTCACCAACACCTGTTCCACCTCTGGCTGGGTGGATGTCAAACCCTCCAGCAGTAACACATCCTGCTGTGTCTGGTGGTGCCATTGGATTTGGCACTCCTACAAATCCTG CCGCTTTGTTGAAGCATCCTAGAACACCCACAACTGCTAATCCTGGTATGGATTATCCATCAGGAGATTCTGATCACATCTCCAAGAGAACTAGACCAGTTGGCATGTCTGAGGAG GTGAATCTTCCGGTGAATATGCTGCCTGTGACTTATCCGCAGAGCCATAATTACCAACAAGATGATTTCCATAAAACTGTTGCACGGACCTTGAGCCAAGGATCAACACCGATGAGCATGGATTTTCATCCACTTCAACAAACTCTTCTTCTTG TTGGTACCAATGTTGGCGACATTGGATTGTGGGATGTTGGTACCAAAGACAGACTCGTTGTAAGGAACTTCAAAGTCTGGGACCTCAGTAAATGTACAATGATTCTCCAG GCATCACTGGTTAAGGATCCAGCTGTGTCAGTTAATCGCATAATATGGAGTCCTGATGGAACCTTGTTTG GTGTTGCTTATTCAAGGCATATTGTACAAATTTATTCCTATAATGGTGGCGACGATATTAGACAACACTTGGAG ATTGATGCACATATTGGTGGTGTAAATGACATTGCATTTGCTCATCCAAATAAGCAGTTATGTATAATTACATGTGGAGATGATAAGACAATTAAG GTATGGGAGGCCACCAGTGGAGCTAAGCAATTTACATTTGAAGGACATGAAGCTCCTGTTTATTCAGTTTGTCCACATTACAAGGAAAATATTCAG TTCATCTTCTCGACTGCTTTAGATGGGAAGATCAAGGCATGGCTATATGATAATATGGGATCTAGAGTTGACTATGATGCACCAGGTCATTGGTGCACTACAATGGCATATAGCGCAGATGGTTCAAG GTTATTTTCATGTGGGACTAGCAAGGATGGTGAATCACATCTAGTAGAATGGAATGAAAGTGAAGGAGCAGTGAAGAGAACATATCAGGGATTTCGTAAGCGATCCATGGGTGTCGTGCAATTCGATACCACACGGAACAGGTTTTTGGCCGCTGGGGATGAATTCATGATTAAGATATGGGACATGGACAGCACGGGTCTTCTAACTACCATTGATGCAGATGGTGGCTTAATT GCAAGTCCACGGATACGCTTCAACAAGGAAGGAACTCTTTTGGCTGTCTCTACCGTTGACAATGGCATCAAGATCTTAGCAAATGCTGATGGACTTCGGTTGCTGCGCACGCTGGAAAATCGTTCttttgatgcttctcgtaatgcaTCTGAGGCTGTAACAAAG CCTCTAATAAATCCCTTGACTGCTGCGGCAAATGCAGCTGCAGCAAGCAGTTCAGGAGCTGGTGCTCCGTCAGCTGTAACTGCAATG AATGGGGATACCAGAAGTTTGGTTGATGTAAAACCTAGAATAGCTGATGAGTCACTGGACAAGTCAAAGGCGTGGAAGCTTATGGAGATAACTGAGTCAACTCAGTGCAGATCAATTAAACTGGCAGACAACATGAGAACGAGCAAG ATCTCGAGATTGATTTACACAAATTCTGGTCTTGCTATCTTGGCTTTAACTTCAAGTGCTGTTCATCTACTCTGGAAATGGCCACGCAGTGATCGGAATTCTGGAAAG GCAAGCGCGAGTGTGTCTCCCACACTATGGCAACCACCAAGTGGCATTTTGATGACTAATGACACGACTGACAACAATCCTGAAGAAGCTGTTCACTGCTTTGCTTTGTCGAAGAATGATTCATATGTCATGTCCGCTTCTGGAGGAAAAATCTCTCTGTTTAACATGATGACTTTCAAG ACAATGACAACATTTATGCCTGCACCGCCGGCAGCAACTTTTCTTGCATTTCACCCCCAAGATAACAACATAATTGCAATTGGAATGGATGACTCAACCATCCAAATCTATAATGTCCGAATTGATGAG GTCAAAAGCAAGCTCAGGGGTCACTCTAAGAGAATCACGGGTCTTGCCTTTTCAAATGTGCTAAATGTCTTAGTCTCTTCCGGAGCTGATGCTCAG TTATGTGTTTGGAACACGGATGGATGGGAAAAGCAAAAGAACAGATTTTTGCAGATACCGTCAGGTCGCCAATCTAATATCTTGGACACTCGTGTTCAGTTCCACCAAGATCAAATGCACTTTCTTGTTGTGCATGAAACCCAGATTGCCATCTATGAAACTACAAAACTAGAACCAGTGAAGCAG TGGCCTGTTCGAGAGAATTCACCTCCAATCACACATGCTGCATTCTCGTGTGACAGTCAACTGATCTATGCAAGCTTTATGGATGCCACTGTTGGCATATTTAATGCATCGAGTTTGAGACTTCAATGTCGGATTCTTCCAGCTTCGTATCTCCCCCCAAATATCAG TCCGAGTGTTCATCCTGTTGTGGTTGCGGCACACCCTTCGGAAGCGAGTCAGTTTGCTCTAGGGCTGACTGATGGTGGTGTTTTTGTGTTGGAACCTTTGGAATCAGATAGAAAATGGGGAAATCCTCCACCGGTAGAAAATGGGTCTGCTAGCAACTTGTCCGCACCGCCTCCTAATGGAGCTTCAAGTTCTGATCAACCTGAAAGATGA
- the LOC100193888 gene encoding protein TPR3 isoform X1 — protein MSSLSRELVFLILQFLDEEKFKETVHKLEQESGFYFNMKYFEDEVVNGNWDEVERYLGGFTKVDDNRYSMKIFFEIRKQKYLEALDKHDRSKAVEILVKDLKVFASFNEELFKEITQLLTLENFRENEQLSKYGDTKSARAIMFVELKKLIEANPLFRDKLQFPSLKNSRLRTLINQSLNWQHQLCKNPRPNPDIKTLFVDHSCGQPNGARAPSPANNPLLGSMPKPGGFPPLGAHGPFQPSPTPVPPLAGWMSNPPAVTHPAVSGGAIGFGTPTNPAALLKHPRTPTTANPGMDYPSGDSDHISKRTRPVGMSEEQVNLPVNMLPVTYPQSHNYQQDDFHKTVARTLSQGSTPMSMDFHPLQQTLLLVGTNVGDIGLWDVGTKDRLVVRNFKVWDLSKCTMILQASLVKDPAVSVNRIIWSPDGTLFGVAYSRHIVQIYSYNGGDDIRQHLEIDAHIGGVNDIAFAHPNKQLCIITCGDDKTIKVWEATSGAKQFTFEGHEAPVYSVCPHYKENIQFIFSTALDGKIKAWLYDNMGSRVDYDAPGHWCTTMAYSADGSRLFSCGTSKDGESHLVEWNESEGAVKRTYQGFRKRSMGVVQFDTTRNRFLAAGDEFMIKIWDMDSTGLLTTIDADGGLIASPRIRFNKEGTLLAVSTVDNGIKILANADGLRLLRTLENRSFDASRNASEAVTKPLINPLTAAANAAAASSSGAGAPSAVTAMNGDTRSLVDVKPRIADESLDKSKAWKLMEITESTQCRSIKLADNMRTSKISRLIYTNSGLAILALTSSAVHLLWKWPRSDRNSGKASASVSPTLWQPPSGILMTNDTTDNNPEEAVHCFALSKNDSYVMSASGGKISLFNMMTFKTMTTFMPAPPAATFLAFHPQDNNIIAIGMDDSTIQIYNVRIDEVKSKLRGHSKRITGLAFSNVLNVLVSSGADAQLCVWNTDGWEKQKNRFLQIPSGRQSNILDTRVQFHQDQMHFLVVHETQIAIYETTKLEPVKQWPVRENSPPITHAAFSCDSQLIYASFMDATVGIFNASSLRLQCRILPASYLPPNISPSVHPVVVAAHPSEASQFALGLTDGGVFVLEPLESDRKWGNPPPVENGSASNLSAPPPNGASSSDQPER, from the exons ATGTCGTCGCTCAGCCGGGAGCTGGTCTTCCTCATTCTGCAGTTCCTCGATGAGGAGAAATTCAAAGAGACCGTCCACAA GCTTGAGCAGGAGTCCGGATTCTATTTCAACATGAAGTACTTTGAGGACGAGGTCGTCAATGGGAATTGGGATGAGGTGGAGCGCTACCTTGGTGGATTCACAAAGGTCGACGATAACCGCTACTCCATGAAGATATTCTTTGAGATCCGCAAACAGAAGTATCTCGAGGCTCTTGATAA GCATGATCGGTCAAAGGCTGTTGAAATCTTGGTCAAGGACCTTAAGGTATTTGCATCCTTTAATGAGGAGTTGTTTAAGGAGATCACACAGCTTCTGACCTTGGAGAACTTTAG GGAAAATGAGCAGCTTTCTAAGTATGGCGATACAAAATCTGCAAGAGCAATAATGTTTGTTGAGCTGAAGAAGCTGATTGAAGCTAACCCCTTGTTCCGTGATAAGCTACAATTTCCTAGCCTGAAGAATTCTAGGCTGCGGACACTTATTAACCAGAG CTTAAACTGGCAGCACCAGCTTTGCAAAAATCCCAGGCCTAATCCTGACATCAAGACTCTATTTGTTGATCATTCATGTGGACAACCAAATGGTGCACGTGCTCCATCACCAGCAAACAATCCATTACTCGGATCTATGCCCAAACCTGGAGGTTTCCCTCCATTGGGTGCCCATGGa CCTTTTCAACCTTCACCAACACCTGTTCCACCTCTGGCTGGGTGGATGTCAAACCCTCCAGCAGTAACACATCCTGCTGTGTCTGGTGGTGCCATTGGATTTGGCACTCCTACAAATCCTG CCGCTTTGTTGAAGCATCCTAGAACACCCACAACTGCTAATCCTGGTATGGATTATCCATCAGGAGATTCTGATCACATCTCCAAGAGAACTAGACCAGTTGGCATGTCTGAGGAG CAGGTGAATCTTCCGGTGAATATGCTGCCTGTGACTTATCCGCAGAGCCATAATTACCAACAAGATGATTTCCATAAAACTGTTGCACGGACCTTGAGCCAAGGATCAACACCGATGAGCATGGATTTTCATCCACTTCAACAAACTCTTCTTCTTG TTGGTACCAATGTTGGCGACATTGGATTGTGGGATGTTGGTACCAAAGACAGACTCGTTGTAAGGAACTTCAAAGTCTGGGACCTCAGTAAATGTACAATGATTCTCCAG GCATCACTGGTTAAGGATCCAGCTGTGTCAGTTAATCGCATAATATGGAGTCCTGATGGAACCTTGTTTG GTGTTGCTTATTCAAGGCATATTGTACAAATTTATTCCTATAATGGTGGCGACGATATTAGACAACACTTGGAG ATTGATGCACATATTGGTGGTGTAAATGACATTGCATTTGCTCATCCAAATAAGCAGTTATGTATAATTACATGTGGAGATGATAAGACAATTAAG GTATGGGAGGCCACCAGTGGAGCTAAGCAATTTACATTTGAAGGACATGAAGCTCCTGTTTATTCAGTTTGTCCACATTACAAGGAAAATATTCAG TTCATCTTCTCGACTGCTTTAGATGGGAAGATCAAGGCATGGCTATATGATAATATGGGATCTAGAGTTGACTATGATGCACCAGGTCATTGGTGCACTACAATGGCATATAGCGCAGATGGTTCAAG GTTATTTTCATGTGGGACTAGCAAGGATGGTGAATCACATCTAGTAGAATGGAATGAAAGTGAAGGAGCAGTGAAGAGAACATATCAGGGATTTCGTAAGCGATCCATGGGTGTCGTGCAATTCGATACCACACGGAACAGGTTTTTGGCCGCTGGGGATGAATTCATGATTAAGATATGGGACATGGACAGCACGGGTCTTCTAACTACCATTGATGCAGATGGTGGCTTAATT GCAAGTCCACGGATACGCTTCAACAAGGAAGGAACTCTTTTGGCTGTCTCTACCGTTGACAATGGCATCAAGATCTTAGCAAATGCTGATGGACTTCGGTTGCTGCGCACGCTGGAAAATCGTTCttttgatgcttctcgtaatgcaTCTGAGGCTGTAACAAAG CCTCTAATAAATCCCTTGACTGCTGCGGCAAATGCAGCTGCAGCAAGCAGTTCAGGAGCTGGTGCTCCGTCAGCTGTAACTGCAATG AATGGGGATACCAGAAGTTTGGTTGATGTAAAACCTAGAATAGCTGATGAGTCACTGGACAAGTCAAAGGCGTGGAAGCTTATGGAGATAACTGAGTCAACTCAGTGCAGATCAATTAAACTGGCAGACAACATGAGAACGAGCAAG ATCTCGAGATTGATTTACACAAATTCTGGTCTTGCTATCTTGGCTTTAACTTCAAGTGCTGTTCATCTACTCTGGAAATGGCCACGCAGTGATCGGAATTCTGGAAAG GCAAGCGCGAGTGTGTCTCCCACACTATGGCAACCACCAAGTGGCATTTTGATGACTAATGACACGACTGACAACAATCCTGAAGAAGCTGTTCACTGCTTTGCTTTGTCGAAGAATGATTCATATGTCATGTCCGCTTCTGGAGGAAAAATCTCTCTGTTTAACATGATGACTTTCAAG ACAATGACAACATTTATGCCTGCACCGCCGGCAGCAACTTTTCTTGCATTTCACCCCCAAGATAACAACATAATTGCAATTGGAATGGATGACTCAACCATCCAAATCTATAATGTCCGAATTGATGAG GTCAAAAGCAAGCTCAGGGGTCACTCTAAGAGAATCACGGGTCTTGCCTTTTCAAATGTGCTAAATGTCTTAGTCTCTTCCGGAGCTGATGCTCAG TTATGTGTTTGGAACACGGATGGATGGGAAAAGCAAAAGAACAGATTTTTGCAGATACCGTCAGGTCGCCAATCTAATATCTTGGACACTCGTGTTCAGTTCCACCAAGATCAAATGCACTTTCTTGTTGTGCATGAAACCCAGATTGCCATCTATGAAACTACAAAACTAGAACCAGTGAAGCAG TGGCCTGTTCGAGAGAATTCACCTCCAATCACACATGCTGCATTCTCGTGTGACAGTCAACTGATCTATGCAAGCTTTATGGATGCCACTGTTGGCATATTTAATGCATCGAGTTTGAGACTTCAATGTCGGATTCTTCCAGCTTCGTATCTCCCCCCAAATATCAG TCCGAGTGTTCATCCTGTTGTGGTTGCGGCACACCCTTCGGAAGCGAGTCAGTTTGCTCTAGGGCTGACTGATGGTGGTGTTTTTGTGTTGGAACCTTTGGAATCAGATAGAAAATGGGGAAATCCTCCACCGGTAGAAAATGGGTCTGCTAGCAACTTGTCCGCACCGCCTCCTAATGGAGCTTCAAGTTCTGATCAACCTGAAAGATGA